A single genomic interval of Anthonomus grandis grandis chromosome 17, icAntGran1.3, whole genome shotgun sequence harbors:
- the LOC126746591 gene encoding uncharacterized protein LOC126746591 produces the protein MNSEVFEACFKKILPRLAKDCVIVLDNASYHTRKLEKIPTSATKKSDIQAWLDSKAISYMVKAELLDLVKANRGQDKFVVDELAKSTGRIVLRLPPYHCELNPIELVWAQIKGEVGRRNTTFTFSKLKPLFDEAIKNVTAEN, from the coding sequence AtgaattctgaagtttttgaagcgtgtttcaaaaaaattttacctcGTCTTGCAAAAGATTGTGTTATTGTGCTTGATAACGCATCCTATCATACCAGAAAGCTTGAGAAGATCCCAACGTCTGCAACGAAGAAGTCTGACATTCAAGCCTGGTTAGACAGTAAGGCAATTTCTTATATGGTAAAAGCGGAACTTTTGGATTTGGTAAAGGCTAATCGAGGTCAAGACAAGTTTGTAGTCGACGAGCTTGCAAAATCTACGGGTAGGATTGTTTTAAGACTACCCCCATATCACTGTGAGCTTAATCCCATTGAGCTCGTTTGGGCACAAATTAAGGGTGAAGTAGGCAGAAGAAATACTACATTTACATTTTCTAAACTTAAACCACTTTTTGACgaagcaataaaaaatgtaactgCTGAAAATTGA